The window TTTTCATAAGTTCAAGTACTTAGAAGTTAGTATTCAAtgttactacgatttcagttatagtgTATGCATCCatacatgtatcctcattcagtacgctcatgttattcagttaagttatgttcatgcataagcccttgcattcagcctttccttatctagcataccagtacattcaaagtattgatgcatacttttctcttgtgctatagtgtcttataccataggttcagaagtacgagatCCAGAgaacccttagcagtccagactcagtcagcaacagtagccatagcagtgagtccttatcattcgaggatggttCTGGTTTTATGTTATTACtagtttcagtattttagtagctggagttagttcggtacatgtcccatcaactccttatttagacagttcagaaGCTTTCAGACTACAGAGTTTTTTAGGCAAGTTATACAgatagttgttttagttttgatattgatagaCATTATTTagttgtatgttaagttttttaacattatggcaagttttcgccagttttttgcatgtattttattatattgtataGTGCTCAGTACAAGTACCAGAAAAAGGTTAGCTTGTaatccttcgggatcataagaaACATGTAGTGTTTCGGTTATAGAAATTCGGGGCGTTAtaatacatatgcacataacactaaacaacaaataGACATTATAACAAATCTCCgttgacaatttcaagggttttacatggattCTCATGATATTACttacatatcaattaacctcacatgaaacgtatcataaaacatggattagaatcccaattatTCATTATAAAATGAACCTAATCaaatccaacatggaattcatgaaatctatagacttgaattttaaaaatagttccTTGGACTCCTAGGttagaagggacccttggatgaacattcacataccttagttgatgaatttttgaaagttaatggtcagttcttgagttcttgatttgaaatttgaacacctagggttcttgttcttgggaaatttttgaaagaatgaatataattgctctccaaagggtttaatttaATGTTTTAGGGGATGAAGGGtatgggaaaaagacctaattaacccTTAGGACGCGGTCTTTTAATGCCTATAAACTTTGTTGCCGATGCATTGTGTCATTGGAATCGACACGATAGCCAACGCACCATATCGAGTCCACGtcagttcactagaatttgcactgaagctTGGGAAAACTATCTTATCGATGCGATGGTCGATGCGACGTGTTAATATCAtgtcgactcactattttggtcactcaaacatggtctaaacaaggtatgaaaaatccaaaacttattcggGAACCTCAACTGACAtgcctgatcatgaattaactcaaatatcaacatttaatggatgtaaaggtcatgaaataatatttccaacttttgaagtctaaaataacactaagtctgaatacttagctagaattttctaagtctgagaccccctcttaacaagcttaaaggactgaattaagctaagaattttgtggggtcttacatataTATCGCCTAAACACCATAAAACTTAAACTCCAAGTCTCATAaacagaaaaaaaataagaaaagaatttaTATACCCATATGCCAGATGCTGGAAAAGTGGACAAATGGCTGCTTTAGTGGTCACCGCTTAAGTGGTTAAGTACCACTTTAGTGATACCCGCTTAGCGTTCCAGTCTGCTAAAGAAGATAAGGGTCACTTTAGTGCCCTTCTCTAAAGCAAGTGAGGGTCATTAAATGCCCTTTCCCTATTGGAAGCCATCTGCTAAAGCTGCCAAGTAGCGCTTTCGCGACTGCTACTAAATCAGCTAAAGTGGCACTTTAGCTGTTGCACCAACTAAGTAGTGCACCAATTGTGGAGactttgagaatttcaagtctctgCAGATCCcttgggattcatccaaaatctcggGAATGCAAATGGAGTATTCTACCCTAATATATTCGATGCTTTGGACTTaatggcaatatcaaattttcaaaaaaaaattatttttacaaactTGATCCTCGAGACctatttttgtaactttttgatggaaggtcaaaataagatacaaaagaaattaaaccataccaaccatgttaccaacccaaaatcaatattttagatttgttgGCATTGTCTATTTTTCCATGCATTAAATAGAGCAAAAGATGTTGGCCAAAGTCAACTAATAATCCCTCAGTCCATCAAGACCACAATCTCATacaaaatatattgaaataaattgagACATATGCCAATtatccccacaccccagaaatatagCAACAACCATGAGGAGGTTTAAGTGaccaaatcacatagaaataaatattttacacaaatgaccaaaaaatttgGTCATTGCAAACAAACTTTTAGTTATACTTTTGAGTTTAATTGAGGAATAGCATGGAGTTAGAAGCAAAAAAAGATGGTCATGAAGGCATTCAAGTGATGCTTCTAACTAACTTAGACCGGGTACATAAAATAGATTAGGAGGTACATCGTATGCACTAAATAATGGTGGCATCAAAAGCAGGCGGTGAAAGAGAAGAAGGCCCTTATGAATATgcttttcaaaatgaaaaaacacGTGACAAATTGAAAATTATGAACCAAGAGTTGCTCTCAAACCGATCTCAACATATTGAAGCCTATGGGAAATTAAGTGAGAGAATATTCTCAATAAAGGATGATCTCTTACAAATACATGTTGAGTGATGTAATAAATAATCCCACTTGAactttttatttatgagatgaaGCCCAATGTGAAAGCAAAACTTATGACATATGTGCTCTTTTGAATGGTCAAGGATAATGAGTTCAAGTTGAGCCAAAAAATAATGCAAGATgccaaaattgataaaatgaTACTACAGTTGAAAAATAAAGCCAATCAAATCCTTTGTGAAGACTTTTATTTTAGGAGGAGAATGTCAAGAAAGATGTGAATTCAGGAATGGAGAGGCTTAATTTATCATTCCAACCATtttttgatattatgttttatggataagatgaaaattgaaataattgAGCAAATGAAGAATTTTGGTGATGAGGGACTAAGtccctatattttggagtttgacatcCAAAAGGGGGAAATAACGTCCCTCACTTGAGGCTAAGAAATGAAACAAGTGAAATCTAACAAGTGGCCTATTTATTTTCTCACCATTGCCCAACAAGACTAAAAAAGAttgtgatgtgaagttgggtaaaatatAAGTCTTCAAAATGGAGAGATAGAGTTGGGTATGTCGTTTTCTTACATTTGCGGCACAAActtcataaaaaatttgatgctaaGTTGAGATGAAGATTCAAATCCTCAAAGTGAAAAGATAAATGGTAAGGTTTCTTGCTACATGTTGTGATGTTAATCAAGCATTTGAAGGAAGGCGATCCCTCATTCTAAAAAAATTGCATTTACTTCagaaattttaatttatagaatagcttaggaatttttttttaactaatcCACAAAATATTAGAGTTTTTGGAAATGATTTGAACAGGTTTGTATGAATAAATTTGATCGGAATAAAACATGAGTCCAGCCTGAAGAGGCTCCTAGTATTCCAACTATTACACTACTACAAGTCGCTCTTATGTCGATCTTTGTGCCTAGTGTATTTCAGGGAGCCGTCTACCTccttttctaatttattttacttgtatTGGGGAAAACTCAACATCTTTTCATTTGGGGTGGGATAGCTTGGTATCCATTTGATTgtagtatttatatatttgataCATTTGTGCTATCGTCTGGCTTGAATTAATTATATGGCATACACAATTATGGTCTTTGTGAATGGTTTTCTGTGGTGTAACATTTGACATGACTTTTAGGGAATTCTTGAGTACCCACTTTAACACCCACCATGTATTTGAAAAAGTCCAATGTGAAACATCCATCTTGTTCTTTGTTCGTCTATGTTCTAATTGCTACTGtgtagtgttcttgttgttgtgtgGATCTAATTCGAAGATGTGGGATGTATTGTTAGttttttaaagttgatttatgttattttttgcaATTCTTGAGTTCCCATACTACTCTTAATGATGTTTAATTTATGATGCCCACCATGTATTTGGTGAAATTCCTAAGTATAATTTTCTCTTCTTACTTTCATTTCTCATGTGCCAATTGTGATAAGGAAGTATTCTTGCTACTATATGTAGTTAATTACAGATTGTGCACCCTTGTCTGGTTTGAgcttaattttgattttgttggATTAGTCACCTTTGTTTTCACTTCTATATTAGTTTCTAGTTTCTcatgctttttcttttttatagttgTTTTGTGTGAATTTTTCCTGAATGATGGATTGAATGAATACATTCTTTTGGgaaaatcatcattatttttctttttggtgttGGTGTCATTTGTacaggggaagtttgagtacccataaCTATTATGAATTAGGATTGCGAGTGTCGCAATGGTAAATTCTGAGTAGCCAATAAATTATTGTCTTTATTTGAGTCAAAATGTAGGGTTGTGGCTTGtttggatctaatagagttagtCTTGCATTGTGAAATATTAAAATCAGTATACccctctaaaaaaaattaaaaaaaacaaatgcataGAAGTGAATCATATTTGTGACAACACTTTGATTCTTTTTATGACTCTTTAGTCATTTGGTGGTGATAATGTggaaaatgatgtcttttttttcttgtacAGGAAATGAAATTTGATCCTTCTTAAATAGTCTGCATGCCACGTGTGGTGTGTTTTTGTTGAATAGTTCTTGTGCttacttgtatcatctagaacttgcccggttggtgTTTCAATGCTAGTCTTGGTTGTGTTTCACGGGAGAAATGATTGTATGGCTTATTTGTGGTTTTTAGAAAGCTATTTATCCTTACAATACTATCCGTGCATAAATGTTATCACTAGTTATCATATTTGAGACTAAAAACAGTTCTTCGGCAACTACATTATGTAACAACCCCAAAAGTTCAAGCTAAGTCTAGCACCATGATTCAAGTACATGTAGGATTAAACATCATGTTTTAACAATATGGGAAGATATTTAGACATGTACAAAGGCCACAAGTAACTCCTACCTCAGAACCAAGTCAAAACCTTTCTTACCAATAGATTTAATGAGAAATATCTTGCTATGGTCTACTTCAAATATACTTAACTTCTATATTTTGAAGCATTGTTTATATAAATACCCACCAAAGAATgtatatttgaattaaattttcaaagaatCTATTTTTCCTTAATCGAGTATCAGactaaaaagttatggcctttttagtaaAGCATTGTCCTATAGTAAGATATAACAGGCCAGACCACGATCGTAGTTACATTGTACGACCATATAATTGTCTCTTCTGATTGAGAAAAATCCAAACATCTAAAATCTTACAAGTATACCTTTCAACCACGAGATGGAACCACGACCGTGCTTTGAAACCACGATCTTAGGCAAGATTATGAGTTCCCAAGGATGATCCGGATTGAACCTTCAACCTATGAACAAGGGTACGATCATATGTAGATCCATGATTGTACCAAGGTTTGTCTGATCATGTTCAGAGAACTTTTGTCCATCTCTTAACCATGAGCACCACCCACGAGCCTAGGTTGGGCCCATGATCGTGACATGGTCCCATAGATTTCTTCCAGCAACTTTCAgaaatgaatttaaaattggaCGTTAGtccttttctattattttaacatcaaaactatgttgttttagttattttaaggTTTCTTATTAAGGTTAATATTACCGTAAGACTTTATTACTCAAAAAAACCTCTGACACTTAGTTTCAAATAGAGAAAAAAGGGTTCATCTTTTCTGAGCTTCCAATTTCATGGATTCCTTTAGTGTTATCATATATAGGTATGTGGGATGTCATAAATGGATACCCTTTCACCAATTGAGTCCCAAAGATAACCTAATTCTCTAACTTCAgttcctttataataatttttggttCATGAAAGTTATCAAATTCCTTGATATCTCAGTCCCTTTTATTATTGAGTTGTAACCCATGTTTTACCATAAATTTAAGTGTCATTAGATGTACATGATCATAAACCCTAATTATATTGTGAAATCCATAATTCTGggaatttagttattaaattctttaaattCTAACATAATTGTTGCATTCTTCAGATATGGTGAGTTATGAACACTTGATGACCTATGATTTCAtgcatatattatgatgatagaATCCTCCACCTTACTTGTTCTTAGATTCTTTTAGATAGTGCATTTACTTTCagtctttagattattattatcatttagtGTTACAGTTTTTAGTGTCATTCAAtagggagtaatacttagcaccgagcaggaacaTGGATGAAGGCTCACTCATTAGTTAgcttgagacctttagtagaagtccctatgtCCCTAAATTACAATTCCAtcataggttctaaagggtcactTATTAGACAAGGCTTGATACCTTAGTCCTTTCAGACACCATTTTAGCGGATCCATATGAGCTAGTGtttgtacccttggcaaggtactaaacgcccttccaactgaggttacaggttgaaccATAGTAAGATttgattggggtatgtcggttattaGAAGTTCCTATATTCTACAGCCCACAGTTCAAGTTTAGATACTTGCATGATCatgtattaaatttattatataatatagattcattacttggtcttgcatcaaTTTACCATGTTACATGCATCATTTTCATCAtagattaattattttctatctcacatactcaatacatttaaagtactgattgcatactttatTTTCCGCTATAtcgtctcataatataggttttaaCTCTTAGCATCTAGATGCTTAGTATGATTTCCTACCATATCAGCAGTAGCACTTTTGTGAGActtcatcattcaaggactaaTATCAATGTTTCATTTGTTTTAGTGTTAGTTTGGGTCCTACCGAACAACTCATCTAGTAGAGGCTTTAAAACATATAGTTAGATGTTCAACTTTGTGGTTTAAATCTCAGATATTGACAtcagtttttattattatttcatcctTTAGTTAAACTTTTGcacattatttttattagttatttttaatGTTCTTAGTGTTATACTAGGCCAcgagttagcttggggtcacttatgactctaAGAACCATGTTACGACTGTGAGGTAGTCTcgagttgtgacaaacttggtattagagaatcgggtttaaagtgtcctagggttttTAAAGCTGGGTTAAATAAGGTCTAATTCATGGGTGTAAAGCATTCCACACTTATAAGTGAcaggctatgaaatgttttaggagaagttttacttattttatgtTCATATTGTGCAATAGTGTGTGAACTCTACTAAAACCTTCTTCTAACTCATTCTCTACATATTTAATATACTTCCAAAGAGAACTAATGGAAGGAGGAGTGGAAATGATAATGGTGTTGAGAACCAACAGGCGCCGACACCAGCTCTAGCAAACCCTATAGATGAATAGGTCTCCTATGTCGAATTTAGGGCTTCTTTCAGGACATTACTCCACTCTATGAACATGCAAAATAATCAGCTAGTTGTGGAACCAACCAACCCAACAGTGACTAAGCTAGTATCTAGAGTTTGAGATTTCACTTGGATAAATCCTCTAATGCTCTTAGGGtccaagtttgaaaaggatccacaggaattctcaTTTAGTATTTAGAAAGTTGTGGAGATCATAGGTGTTACCTTAGCTGAAAGTGCTAATTTGGCTGCTTATCAACTATAAGGGGTGGCTCACACTTGTTATAAACAATGGAAGAAGGATAGGGGTGCAGATATAGGATTGGTACATTGGGATGAGTTTTTTATTGCATTTATGGACAGTTTCTTCCCACTTAAGTTAAGGTAGGCCAAGGTTTgggaattcataaatcaaaagTAGGGTAACATAAGTGTGACggattattttctatatttaccATTCGCAAGGTATGCTCGAATTGTGGTTGCTGATTCTAGGGCACGTATGAGCTGTTTGTGTCTGGTGTTTCAAATgatgtggtcaaagagtgtaggactattATGTTGGTTAAGAAAATGGATATCTCTAGTTTCATaattcatgctcaacaaattgaaaaAGAGAGTCAAGGAGAAGGAAAGGAAGTGTAAGAGGGTCAGAataagtagctttaatttctctAAATAGAGGTTAGATGGTAAGTAAATCTTTCTCAATTCTATAAAAAATCATTAGCTCTAGCCCCATCTTCTGTTAGTGCTCCAGAGCCCAAGTATAGTAAAGATAATCAAGATAGAGCACAAGGTGTTAAGTCCCAAAATAATGTGAGTAGTGTTCATACCAACTCGGTATGCAAgaaatatggtaagaaccatactACAATATTTTAGTCCTATTGCCACTCTTGTAAAGTATGGCCTAAAATAGTAGAAAGTGTcgcctttgatcaaaggctacaCTTTTGGACTTAGGCAACACTTTTGGGGGGTGGCCTAAAGAGGCGTAACCTTTGATCAGAGGCCACATTTTTCAAGCGTTGTCATATCAGCTATATTTAAAAAGCGTGGTCATTAAGGTATAAAGGCACACTTTCCAGCTTGTCATTGGCaacacttttatttgataaagctACACTTACAAGTGTTGCCTTTGAATTGCTATTGGAAACGCTTCAAAAGTGTAGCGTTATGTAGAACCTCTATAACAACACTTTAAAAATATTGTCTTTATTTTACTATTGAGCACGCTTCACAAGTGCAGCCTTTTGTAGCACctctataacaacacttaaaaaacaTAGCTTTTTTTTTATTACTAGCCACACTTCAAAATCGTAGATTTTTATACATCCTCTATGACAACACTTATAAAAGTGTAAGCATGTTTTAGCCACACTTTTAAAGTATATTAATATTGCCTAAAATTTTATAGTTCAAGCCACATTTTACAGAAATGGCATTAGGCAtataaaatgttagaatataatttctaattgaaaaataattattttaatcgAAATGTATACATCACTAAGAACAttacataaacataaatatttatacatacatacatatatatatatatataatctcacGCACCAATTAGCGAATAAATAATTGAAGTGcatatatttgatttaaaaaaaaataagtcttTTACATACTAATTAGAAAGCAACATACTAAAAATTTGTACCAAGTTCCACTCAAAACCAAATGTATATATAAGTATATCAAAAtcttttgaaaattcattattcattttaATCTAGATCAAGTTGAGTTGTGGCGCCCACCATTTAAATTTGATCCCCACATTGATCCTACATATTCAAAATGAAACAAACAATTAGGCATACGGTGGGTGAAGATCTTAAAAATAACAAACTTTGAATCTGTTTCAAGATTAGGCATATAGTGGGTGAAGATCTTAACAATAGGTGACAGTTATGTACACAAGTATAAACATTACGTTGTTTCCATGAAAATCAAACAAATGCAATAGCCTATCAATAAAATTACACACATTCATCGAGGATTAACATGTCTAGGGACTTTTTTCATTAATCCCTGAACAGGATCTATACATATTGATCGGAAAAGAATcgagagaaaaagaaagtaggataaGAAACCACTGAAGATATCGAAGTGAATCAAGTTTCACAAGCTAGCAAATAAACCAACACAATGCCATTTTATGAGGAAACATCAAATACAATTTTATTggaattcaaataatatatatctaaatatttataaatttgagAGAAGATTGTTGACTGCAAACTATAGCAACAGAATATTAAAGAGAGACCTAATATGTTGCTTTAGCATCCATGCATGCATCATTGTATTATTAACCATCCTATGTTGAAGAAGGATTCAATCTAACAACAAACCCATTGTAAGGGTccggggagggtagagtatatcCAGACCTTACCCCCACCTTTGCGGAGGTAGAGAGGATGTTTCTGATAGACATCATATTTTTAACCATCATATGTATGAAGGATTCAACcgacaaataaaaaataaagcttaCTTCAGAACGAGTTTTTGAATTCTTAGGATCATTTACAGACTTCTCTATCATTCGTTTCAATGTACTCATACTAAGTGCAATCTCTCCAGTAAGCACCTTGGCTTGCTCAACTAGGAGGTCCATCTGATCTAACAACTAAACCGCTCCCTATGTTCTACCagaaagacaaataaaatattaaatgttgAAGAAATTGCCATTTGATATGTAATGGAGGTATACATTACATAAGAAGTagtcattcaaaaaaaaaaatactaatggAAAAGACTAGATTTGAAAGAAAAGTAATAACTTCACAATTAAGTCAATCCTAAGACAACTTGGGAAGATAATCCAATGTAAGTATccaagaaagtttgaaaattcaTTACTTGAAACtaacatataattatcaaaaattcaatttcCATACAAGGACAAGGACCTTTTCTATCAGAGTAAACATTAAACTACAGGTGGATCGAAATATAACTTCAAATTAAGATGTCTCCTTCTTTAAAAGGTCTTAAGGAGGAAACATACAATGGAAAGCTTTGAACCATTGACAATTTCACCAGCCTGAGTTGAGTAGATAATCACACTGCCAGCTTGGGAGATATCATCATTCAACTTGCTAGAAGATCTTTCGTGGTTGAAATCAGAAGTCTTTGATGAAGCATCTCTTTGGTTCTTGCTCTCTATGGGTACAGAACTGTTCAATTTCTAGTGCAAagggtgaaaaataaaaaaagattaatttaggAAATAGATTTTATACTTGGAAGGTGAAAATAAAAGATGATTCTATATCTTTATATGCGTACACACCACCTTTCcaagaccccacttgtgggactacatagggtatgttgttgttgttgttgttgcttagGGTAGATGCCAGAAAATTGCATACAAATAGTAATAGAATGCAACAGAAACAACAAAAACTTAATTTAGGCTCTTGAAAGGGAGTGACAGTCTTAAAATACCTATATAGATGATATGGAGAGTAGttctaataaataattatattcagCACGCAAAGCAACATAAAGGAGTAGGAAAAAGTCTTGCAAATATCAAACACATCTGATGTTCCtaaaatccaaattcaaaaatgatcaCCTACAGTTCTAGTGGGAAAATAATGGGAAATAGAAACAGAACTCAAGATAAATAGAGAGGGCAGTTTACATCATCATCAGAAGAAAACCGACTCCCAGGAATTGAATTCTTTAAAGAAACAAAGATCAGTTTAGTTAGCTTCTGTATCTGGCTCAGTAGAGCATCCTTGGCATCCTCCTCCTCTTCTAACCTTGACTGTATCTTCACCTGTCCCTCTTCCAACTGTGAAAAGATTGTTGATAAACAACATAACACAACCAATTACACCCTATGATCCATTAAACATTCTAATCTCTCCTTTTTGATCAATTCCAAGACAATTGACACTTTTTCATA of the Capsicum annuum cultivar UCD-10X-F1 chromosome 11, UCD10Xv1.1, whole genome shotgun sequence genome contains:
- the LOC107854403 gene encoding kinesin-like protein KIN-7D, mitochondrial is translated as MEETHNTLKFASRAKRVKIYLSRNKLEEGQVKIQSRLEEEEDAKDALLSQIQKLTKLIFVSLKNSIPGSRFSSDDDVNCPLYLS